Proteins encoded in a region of the Anopheles aquasalis chromosome 2, idAnoAquaMG_Q_19, whole genome shotgun sequence genome:
- the LOC126581702 gene encoding uncharacterized protein LOC126581702 has product MDSGEEYYVHHIEVKDEVTISASDEEEEVVVEEEEVEVEEITGSKWARMFSMMSALTRQVADIDRRLKKIESQQHQSLSNIQQKVTKIGTKIAAFGNVPSGESNLLPQPITAYFSPAKCKEDLDELEANASDEQFVSAVAQSVARIHGYDRVGEGVTVSHQIVDYFFDRQFLQDCSWTGRSRSAENVRKIALAPYENIKNMFYQSVHLVDDSFTLNAAERFFRDVAKHARSRAEVKFLRKPALKRRKSRKKLNALSCSSNDTVKKIVENQLRHLQATLL; this is encoded by the coding sequence ATGGACTCCGGCGAGGAGTATTATGTCCACCACATCGAAGTGAAGGACGAAGTGACGATAAGTGCAtccgatgaggaggaggaggtggtggtagaggaggaagaggtggaagTTGAGGAGATAACCGGATCGAAGTGGGCTAGAATGTTTTCCATGATGTCCGCTCTGACCAGGCAGGTTGCTGATATCGATAGACGgcttaaaaaaatcgaatcacAACAGCACCAAAGTTTGTCCAACATCCAACAGAAGGTAACAAAGATTGGTACCAAAATTGCTGCGTTTGGGAACGTACCGAGCGGGGAGAGCAATCTCCTGCCGCAACCGATAACGGCCTACTTTTCGCCCGCCAAGTGCAAAGAGGACCTGGATGAGCTCGAGGCGAACGCTTCGGATGAGCAGTTCGTCAGCGCCGTCGCACAATCAGTTGCACGAATTCACGGTTACGATCGAGTCGGGGAAGGCGTCACGGTAAGCCATCAGATAGTGGACTACTTTTTCGATCGACAATTCCTGCAAGACTGCTCCTGGACCGGACGATCGCGAAGCGCCGAAAATGTGCGTAAAATTGCGCTGGCACCCTACGAAAACATAAAGAATATGTTCTATCAAAGCGTTCACCTGGTTGACGATAGCTTTACGCTGAACGCAGCCGAGCGATTCTTTCGCGATGTCGCCAAACATGCCCGATCTCGCGCAGAGGTAAAATTTCTCAGAAAGCCCGCCCTGAAACGACGGAAGAGCCGGAAGAAGCTCAATGCTCTAAGCTGTTCGTCGAATGATACTGTAAAAAAGATTGTCGAAAATCAATTGCGTCACCTGCAGGCTACGCTTTTGTGA
- the LOC126572051 gene encoding uncharacterized protein LOC126572051 has product MARPLKRRIEDHCEEVWFEEVSVEKDPSDTNWNSLVALVSEINNQVTKLDTEVNEVDNRLKHFEDQQTISISMIRKKVEVLRSQLQTLKSVLKPAKLDPVTPPLSSLVKPIQSREELDELEEKAKDEEYRSEVAQAAGRIFGYGRIGKGEVICYEMVDYFFDRKFLMECSWHGYNRVCVDGELRKKVGFINYANTIKLFHGCVSISDESFTESDCYNFVKVKMLRNTLRRVQSKKIRSPSSIPRVRSKKIDSDSDLAVQKVVKNQLRHLQNTVGSGRGS; this is encoded by the coding sequence ATGGCTCGGCCGCTGAAAAGGAGGATTGAAGATCATTGCGAAGAAGTCTGGTTTGAGGAGGTCAGCGTAGAAAAAGATCCCAGCGATACAAATTGGAACAGTTTGGTTGCCTTGGTGTCTGAGATAAACAACCAGGTTACGAAGCTGGATACGGAAGTTAATGAAGTCGACAACAGACTGAAGCACTTCGAGGACCAACAAACGATTAGCATCTCAATGATTCGAAAGAAGGTGGAAGTGCTAAGATCACAGTTGCAAACGCTAAAAAGTGTGTTGAAACCCGCCAAACTCGATCCTGTTACACCTCCGCTATCGTCGCTGGTAAAACCTATCCAGTCCAGAGAGGAACTGGACGAGCTCGAGGAAAAAGCTAAGGACGAAGAGTACCGGAGTGAGGTGGCGCAAGCTGCTGGGCGAATTTTCGGCTACGGCCGAATAGGAAAAGGTGAAGTCATTTGCTACGAAATGGTAGACTACTTTTTCGACAGAAAGTTTCTAATGGAGTGCTCTTGGCACGGGTACAACCGCGTTTGTGTAGATGGTGAGCTAAGGAAAAAGGTTGGTTTTATTAATTATGCCAATACTATCAAACTGTTTCATGGATGTGTCAGCATTTCCGACGAATCTTTCACTGAATCAGATTGTTACAATTTCGTAAAGGTTAAAATGTTAAGAAATACACTACGACGCGTACAATCGAAGAAAATCAGAAGTCCAAGCAGTATACCGAGGGTTAGATCAAAGAAAATAGACTCTGATAGTGATTTAGCGGTGCAAAAGGTCGTTAAAAATCAACTGCGACACCTGCAGAATACTGTTGGAAGTGGTCGTGGCTCATAG
- the LOC126570737 gene encoding uncharacterized protein LOC126570737, with the protein MEVEVLEGEEVCYDHGYAVREDDSRWNSLFAMLSGISIRIEGISSEINSIDSRLKKCEKIQAETAAAVGSEVETLKSQMAALKSVIETAEIDALAPPITELIQPAKCKEDLDALEEKALDEDYKNQLVSAVARIHGCNRIGEGATVSYQIIDFFFDRKFMVECSWSGESIKSGVHNFDAKIALSKYCNLIGLFHACVNVTDSTYTQNECVQVIRMCLKNSKRRLKANRRRKSAAQRKKKPTSEDLAVRMIAEKQLRRLQAVGVKKIAKS; encoded by the coding sequence ATGGAAGTGGAGGTGCTCGAGGGTGAAGAGGTGTGCTACGATCACGGGTACGCCGTGAGGGAAGACGACTCGAGATGGAACAGTTTGTTTGCAATGCTGTCGGGGATAAGCATCCGGATAGAGGGAATCAGCTCCGAAATTAATTCCATCGACAGCAGGTTAAAAAAGTGCGAGAAGATACAGGCAGAAACTGCAGCCGCTGTTGGGAGCGAGGTGGAAACGCTCAAATCGCAGATGGCTGCGCTGAAGAGTGTTATTGAGACCGCCGAAATAGATGCGCTGGCGCCACCGATAACCGAACTCATCCAGCCGGCCAAATGCAAGGAAGATTTGGATGCACTCGAAGAAAAAGCATTGGACGAAGACTATAAAAATCAGCTGGTTTCCGCGGTTGCACGCATACACGGTTGCAATCGAATAGGAGAGGGAGCCACCGTTAGCTATCAAataattgatttctttttcgatCGAAAGTTTATGGTGGAGTGCTCCTGGTCGGGAGAGTCGATAAAATCGGGAGTGCATAATTTTGACGCTAAAATTGCCTTATCCAAGTACTGTAATCTTATAGGTCTTTTTCATGCGTGCGTTAACGTTACGGAtagcacatacacacaaaacgAGTGCGTCCAGGTCATCCGTATGTGCTTGAAAAATTCCAAACGGCGGTTGAAGGCAAACAGGAGACGGAAATCTGCAGCgcaacggaagaagaagcccACTAGCGAAGATTTAGCCGTAAGGATGATTGCGGAAAAACAGCTACGACGGCTCCAGGCGGTGGGGGTAAAGAAGATAGCTAAATCCTAA
- the LOC126570735 gene encoding uncharacterized protein LOC126570735 codes for MKDLSKFHFSGKFPLNLCVVPKQLIKQAMQWRDFATTNKALCVTQSIKPFCLHFPARKERSEKMEIEEDVWFEHVTVENGSSETNWNSLIAMVAGINNQLISVSTQINAIDSRLKKFEAKQEETSSIIESEVEELKSQIPSVKSVLKTVDIDPVAPPLTSLLKPVQNKEELDELEAKAKDEQFRDEIVQAVGRIHGHDRKGEGDTVCYQIVDYFFDRKFLTECSWYGRMSQRTKNGPGKRKIGLIGYGSTMKLFHACVHLSDETFTQTQSIKFIRRCLRYSATRAKAKMVIKPAARRRNPKKVETNGILAVHAVVENQLRHLQTATRRK; via the exons ATGAAAGACTTAAGTAAATTTCATTTTAGTGGTAAATTCCCGTTAAATCTTTGTGTGGTTCCAAAGCAACTTATCAAGCAGGCGATGCAGTGGAGAGATTTTGCCACAACAAATAAAGCGTTATGCGTTACGCAGTCGATCAAGCcgttctgtttacattttcctgCACGGAAAGAACGCTCCGAAAA GATGGAGATTGAAGAAGATGTGTGGTTTGAGCACGTCACGGTAGAGAATGGTTCGAGTGAGACCAACTGGAACAGTTTGATCGCCATGGTGGCTGGAATCAACAACCAGCTCATCTCGGTGAGCACGCAGATCAATGCAATCGACAGCAGACTAAAGAAATTTGAAGCGAAACAAGAGGAAACTTCGTCTATAATCGAGAGTGAGGTGGAAGAGCTAAAATCGCAAATCCCTAGCGTGAAAAGTGTGCTCAAAACCGTCGATATCGATCCTGTTGCACCACCTCTAACATCGTTGTTAAAGCCTGTCCAAAACAAAGAGGAACTGGATGAACTGGAGGCCAAAGCTAAGGACGAACAGTTCCGGGACGAGATCGTACAAGCGGTTGGTCGAATTCATGGCCACGACCGGAAAGGAGAGGGCGATACCGTTTGTTATCAAATAGTGGACTATTTCTTCGATCGAAAGTTTCTAACCGAATGCTCCTGGTATGGGCGAATGAGTCAGCGCACCAAGAACGGTCCGGGCAAAAGAAAGATTGGTTTAATCGGTTATGGCAGTACGATGAAACTGTTTCACGCCTGTGTCCACCTTTCGGATGAAACATTCACACAGACCCAGTCCATCAAGTTTATCCGTCGGTGCCTCAGATATTCTGCGACGCGTGCGAAGGCAAAGATGGTCATAAAACCAGCGGCACGGCGACGTAACCCAAAAAAGGTAGAAACCAACGGCATTTTGGCTGTACATGCAGTCGTTGAAAATCAGCTGCGACACCTGCAAACTGCTACAAGAAGGAAATAG
- the LOC126572050 gene encoding uncharacterized protein LOC126572050 — MLHRWSQFGRLLWLHGSSAPKLFIAHESEAPTEQVHILRLLCLWSLATSVIHNPGILPSTAMDQSVTRNIEDHCEEVWFEEVSVENDPSDTNWNSLVALVSGINNQMTVLDTELSEINNRLKQFEEQQTISVSTIRRKMEGLKSQIPSLKSVLKTVDIDPVAPLLTSLLKPIQSKEELDELERKAKDQEYRNSVIQAAGRISGYDRKGEGESICFQMIDYFFDRKFLMECSWLGRRQRRVNGEVNKKIALIEYGNTMKLFHECISISDETFTQFHCYNFVRVKILRRSFRRVFAKKTKIPVKAPKPRSKKTDPASDLAVQAVVENQLRHLQNTAEESDESTLFV, encoded by the exons ATGCTTCATCGATGGAGTCAATTTGGTCGATTGTTGTGGTTACACGGATCGAGTGCGCCGAAATTATTTATCGCCCACGAAAGCGAAGCTCCAA CAGAACAGGTTCACATATTAAGACTTCTGTGTCTGTGGTCCTTAGCAACCAGCGTGATCCACAATCCAGGGATTCTTCCATCAACTGCAATGGATCAGTCGGTGACGAGGAACATTGAAGATCATTGTGAAGAAGTCTGGTTTGAAGAGGTCAGCGTGGAAAATGATCCCAGCGATACAAATTGGAACAGTTTGGTTGCCTTGGTGTCCGGAATCAACAATCAAATGACGGTGCTGGATACGGAACTCAGTGAAATCAACAACAGGCTGAAGCAGTTCGAAGAGCAGCAAACGATTAGCGTATCTACCATTCGCAGGAAGATGGAAGGACTAAAATCGCAGATTCCATCGCTGAAAAGTGTGTTGAAAACCGTCGATATCGATCCTGTTGCTCCACTACTAACATCGTTGCTTAAACCAATCCAGTCCAAAGAGGAATTGGACGAGCTCGAACGTAAAGCCAAGGACCAAGAGTACCGGAATTCGGTGATACAGGCAGCCGGACGAATTTCCGGCTACGATAGGAAAGGAGAAGGGGAAAGCATTTGCTTTCAAATGATAGATTACTTTTTCGACAGGAAGTTTCTGATGGAATGCTCATGGCTCGGGCGAAGACAGAGGCGAGTAAATGGTGAGGTAAACAAAAAGATTGCCCTCATCGAGTATGGCAATACCATGAAACTGTTCCATGAATGTATCAGCATTTCCGATGAAACTTTCACGCAATTTCATTGCTACAATTTTGTAAGAGTGAAAATTTTGCGACGTTCATTCCGGCGCGTATTCgcgaagaaaaccaaaataCCAGTTAAAGCTCCAAAACCTAGATCCAAGAAAACAGACCCCGCTAGCGATTTAGCGGTGCAAGCGGTCGTTGAAAATCAGCTCCGACACCTGCAGAACACTGCTGAAGAGAGTGACGAGTCAACGTTGTTCGTTTAA
- the LOC126570736 gene encoding uncharacterized protein LOC126570736, translating into MEMIDVEEECFEHGYAVKEQVEQLEQFGEQRWNSLIEMLYGMSNQITALGSQVTAMSTQINAIDNRLKKIEEQQQETAAAMHSEVKVLNSHITKLKGVLESIEIEPSETRVTPSLGSLISPAKCREDLDDLEAKAADEQFRYAVVNAASRIHGFNRKGEGNNICYQMVDYFFDRRFMTECSWSGRSRRVPEDDSLVQKIALSTYSNIIEMFFACVNISDDTFTLNQIETFFQQCVSHSKTRANAKKIRKSTARRRNAVKKIATVDSDMKAIVEKQLRTLQAML; encoded by the coding sequence ATGGAAATGATCGATGTTGAAGAGGAGTGTTTCGAACACGGATACGCTGTGAAGGAACAAGTGGAACAGTTGGAACAGTTTGGAGAACAAAGGTGGAACAGTTTGATTGAAATGCTCTACGGTATGAGCAATCAGATCACCGCACTAGGTTCCCAGGTTACTGCGATGAGCACTCAAATCAACGCCATCGACAACCGGCTCAAGAAGATAGAAGAGCAACAACAGGAAACGGCGGCCGCCATGCACAGCGAAGTGAAAGTACTCAATTCACACATAACTAAGCTTAAAGGAGTGCTGGAATCCATCGAAATCGAGCCGAGCGAGACTCGAGTCACACCATCCCTAGGATCCTTGATCAGTCCGGCCAAGTGTAGGGAGGATCTGGATGATCTCGAGGCCAAAGCAGCAGATGAGCAGTTCCGTTATGCCGTCGTAAATGCAGCGTCCCGCATCCACGGCTTCAACcggaaaggagaaggaaacaaCATTTGCTATCAAATGGTTGATTACTTTTTCGATAGGCGATTCATGACCGAATGCTCCTGGTCTGGAAGATCGAGACGAGTCCCGGAGGATGATTCACTGGTGCAAAAGATTGCATTATCCACTTACAGTAACATCATAGAAATGTTTTTTGCATGTGTAAACATTTCCGACGATACATTTACGCTAAATCAAATCGAAACCTTTTTCCAACAATGTGTAAGCCATTCAAAGACGCGGGCAAACGCGAAGAAGATAAGGAAGTCTActgcacgacgacgaaacgcGGTAAAGAAAATAGCGACCGTCGACTCAGACATGAAAGCAATCGTAGAAAAACAGCTTCGAACTCTGCAAGCCATGCTGTAG